One genomic window of Polyangiaceae bacterium includes the following:
- a CDS encoding DUF1552 domain-containing protein: MNRRSFLRGAAFGAAALGLPFTRLLDARAADPAFPKRLVVFFSPNGTIYDNWVPSGDETDFTFSEILQPLAPFRDKLLILDNLEMVSSNFGIGDGHQRGMVHMLTASELNPGTFQGGGDAGTAGWASGPSVDQVIAKHLGVESLDLAIQPGGKSNWSRMSYDGSDAPRDPYEDPYTVFDKLFGGLLKDPGETEKVRVLRQSVLDYVREDLNRLESRLPTSERAKLQAHLEAVRVLETKLDPAGQLGGFCAPVSPGGKIDHKANDNFPKMVELMTDQAVMALACNITQVVGIQCSKSVGGTQMKWLGVDSSHHALSHEDNGQPDIPPLIKINTWYAERFAYLLQKMSEIPEGDGTLLDNSVVMWCNELGSGNTHSRKKLPIVLAGGLGGHFKTGRFLRYADKTAHSKLLVSLMQGFGIDKDSIGTTQAGTGALDNLT; encoded by the coding sequence ATGAATCGCCGCAGCTTCCTGCGCGGGGCCGCCTTCGGGGCCGCTGCTCTGGGATTGCCCTTCACCCGCTTGCTCGACGCTCGCGCGGCAGATCCGGCCTTTCCCAAGCGACTGGTCGTCTTCTTCTCGCCAAACGGCACCATCTACGACAACTGGGTGCCGAGCGGTGACGAGACGGACTTCACGTTCAGTGAGATCCTTCAGCCCCTGGCGCCCTTCCGCGACAAGCTGCTGATCCTCGATAACCTGGAAATGGTGAGCAGCAACTTCGGCATCGGCGATGGGCACCAACGCGGCATGGTGCACATGCTCACGGCGTCGGAGCTCAATCCCGGAACCTTCCAAGGAGGCGGAGATGCGGGCACTGCCGGCTGGGCCAGCGGTCCGTCGGTGGACCAGGTCATTGCCAAGCACCTGGGCGTGGAGTCCTTGGATCTTGCGATTCAACCTGGCGGCAAGAGCAACTGGAGCCGCATGTCCTACGACGGTTCCGACGCGCCGCGGGACCCCTACGAAGATCCTTACACGGTGTTCGACAAGCTCTTTGGCGGCTTGCTCAAGGACCCGGGAGAGACCGAGAAGGTGCGAGTACTGCGCCAGAGCGTGCTCGACTACGTGCGGGAGGATCTGAACCGTCTCGAGTCGCGTCTGCCCACGAGCGAGCGGGCGAAGCTGCAGGCGCACCTGGAGGCCGTGCGCGTGCTGGAAACCAAGCTCGACCCCGCCGGCCAGTTGGGCGGCTTCTGTGCACCGGTTTCACCGGGCGGCAAGATCGATCACAAGGCCAACGACAACTTCCCCAAGATGGTGGAGTTGATGACGGATCAGGCCGTGATGGCCCTGGCCTGCAACATCACGCAGGTGGTTGGCATCCAGTGCAGCAAGAGCGTGGGCGGCACGCAGATGAAGTGGCTCGGCGTGGACAGCAGTCACCACGCGCTCAGCCACGAGGACAACGGTCAGCCCGACATTCCGCCCCTCATCAAGATCAACACCTGGTACGCGGAGCGCTTCGCGTATCTGTTGCAGAAGATGAGCGAGATCCCCGAGGGCGACGGCACCCTGCTCGATAACTCAGTCGTGATGTGGTGCAACGAGCTCGGCAGCGGCAACACCCACAGCCGCAAGAAGCTCCCGATCGTGCTCGCTGGCGGTCTCGGCGGCCACTTCAAGACCGGCCGCTTCCTACGCTACGCGGACAAGACGGCTCACTCGAAGCTTCTGGTCTCGCTGATGCAAGGCTTTGGTATCGACAAGGACAGCATCGGCACGACCCAAGCCGGCACCGGCGCCCTCGACAACCTGACCTGA
- the rpsO gene encoding 30S ribosomal protein S15, with product MPLAPGAKQSVITGHRTHDTDTGSPEVQIALLSQRIEYLTEHFKTHKKDHHSRRGLLKLVGQRRRLLDYLKKKDVERYRNIVSSLSLRK from the coding sequence ATGCCCCTAGCACCGGGCGCCAAGCAGAGCGTCATCACCGGACACCGCACTCACGACACCGACACGGGCTCGCCGGAGGTGCAGATCGCGCTGCTCAGCCAGCGCATCGAGTACCTGACCGAGCACTTCAAGACCCACAAGAAGGATCACCATTCTCGTCGGGGCTTGCTCAAGCTCGTGGGACAGCGTCGTCGTCTGCTCGACTACTTGAAGAAGAAGGACGTCGAGCGCTATCGCAACATCGTTTCCTCGCTCAGCCTCCGCAAGTGA
- the pnp gene encoding polyribonucleotide nucleotidyltransferase — MYVRESIAIGDKQLTIETGRLAKQAHGAVLVSYGESVVLVTATSTEERPGLDFFPLTCEYVEKTYAAGKIPGGFFKREGRQRDYEILSSRLMDRPLRPLFPEGYKKDTQVIAMVLSSDKENPTDVLALTGGSAALHISDIPWDGPVVGIRVARVEGRLVVYPTFEQIERADIDLVVAVSKEAIVMVEGGADEASEADVIEALMYAHSEGQKVIALIEKLRAAVGKPKREFSVTGLDAAIAKRVEELADGRLREACVVKEKKARYDGYAAIKADVLAKLKAELSEEVYAASEKLIKGEVEERKYHVVRKMVVGERRRIDGRTEAEIRPIMCQVGLLPRTHGSALFQRGETQSIVTATLGTSGDEQKIDALIGESYKQFMLHYNFPPFCTGETKPLRGPGRREVGHGALAERALARMIPKHEQFPYTIRVVSEILESNGSSSMASVCGGTLAMMDCGVPIRKPVAGIAMGLIQVGSEVAILSDILGDEDHLGDMDFKVCGTDRGITAIQMDIKISGLDRAILSRALEQARAGRIHILEKMLATLPTARTEINKWAPRITTIKVKPDQIRIIIGPGGKTIKGIVDQTGVSIDVNDDGTVNVASADSDAVQRALDIIKGLTAEPEVGTIYKGTVKRIVDFGAFVEILPNNEALLHVSEIAHERVESPGDVLKEGDEIEVKVISVDRDGKTRLTRRELLPFPEGEEGDRARERIQKAREAGPPSRSGGGGGRGRGGDRDRGDRGGRGRDRDRGERRAR; from the coding sequence ATGTATGTACGTGAATCCATCGCCATCGGCGACAAGCAGCTCACGATCGAGACGGGCCGTCTGGCCAAGCAGGCGCACGGCGCCGTGCTGGTCAGCTACGGAGAGAGCGTGGTGCTCGTCACCGCCACTTCCACCGAGGAGCGTCCTGGTCTCGACTTCTTCCCGCTCACTTGTGAGTACGTGGAAAAGACCTACGCCGCGGGCAAGATCCCGGGCGGCTTCTTCAAGCGAGAAGGCCGTCAGCGCGACTACGAAATCCTGTCCTCTCGCCTGATGGACCGGCCGCTGCGGCCGCTGTTCCCCGAAGGCTACAAGAAGGACACCCAGGTGATCGCGATGGTGCTCTCCTCGGACAAGGAGAACCCCACTGACGTGCTCGCACTCACCGGCGGCAGCGCGGCCCTCCACATCTCGGACATCCCCTGGGACGGTCCGGTGGTGGGCATCCGCGTGGCCCGCGTGGAGGGTCGCTTGGTGGTGTACCCCACCTTCGAGCAGATCGAGCGGGCGGACATCGACCTGGTGGTCGCCGTCAGCAAGGAAGCCATCGTGATGGTCGAGGGCGGCGCCGACGAGGCCAGCGAGGCCGACGTGATCGAGGCGCTGATGTATGCCCACAGCGAGGGGCAGAAGGTCATCGCGCTGATCGAGAAGCTGCGCGCTGCCGTGGGCAAGCCCAAGCGCGAGTTCTCGGTGACCGGGCTCGATGCCGCCATCGCCAAGCGCGTGGAGGAACTGGCCGACGGGCGACTGCGCGAGGCTTGCGTCGTCAAAGAGAAGAAGGCCCGCTACGACGGCTACGCCGCGATCAAGGCGGACGTACTCGCCAAGCTCAAGGCAGAGCTGAGCGAGGAGGTCTACGCCGCGTCCGAGAAGCTGATCAAGGGCGAGGTCGAAGAGCGCAAGTACCACGTGGTGCGCAAGATGGTCGTGGGCGAGCGTCGTCGTATCGACGGGCGCACCGAAGCGGAGATCCGACCGATCATGTGCCAGGTCGGGCTGCTGCCGCGGACCCATGGTTCGGCGCTGTTCCAGCGCGGTGAGACGCAGTCGATCGTCACAGCCACGCTGGGGACTTCCGGCGACGAGCAGAAGATCGATGCTCTGATCGGCGAGAGCTACAAGCAGTTCATGCTGCACTACAACTTCCCGCCCTTCTGCACCGGTGAGACCAAGCCCCTGCGTGGGCCGGGTCGCCGCGAGGTGGGCCACGGCGCCCTGGCGGAGCGTGCGCTGGCGCGCATGATCCCCAAGCACGAGCAGTTCCCGTACACCATTCGCGTGGTGAGCGAGATCCTCGAGTCCAACGGCTCGAGCTCGATGGCCAGCGTCTGCGGCGGCACCTTGGCAATGATGGACTGCGGTGTTCCCATCCGTAAGCCCGTTGCCGGCATCGCCATGGGCCTGATTCAGGTCGGGTCCGAGGTGGCGATTCTGTCCGACATCCTGGGCGACGAGGACCATCTCGGCGACATGGACTTCAAGGTCTGCGGCACGGACCGCGGCATCACCGCCATCCAGATGGACATCAAGATCTCCGGACTGGATCGCGCCATTCTGAGCCGCGCTCTGGAGCAGGCCCGGGCTGGACGCATCCACATCTTGGAGAAGATGCTGGCGACGCTGCCGACCGCCCGCACCGAGATCAACAAGTGGGCGCCGCGCATCACCACGATCAAGGTGAAGCCGGATCAGATCCGCATCATCATCGGCCCCGGCGGCAAGACCATCAAGGGCATCGTCGATCAGACCGGCGTCAGCATCGACGTCAACGACGATGGCACCGTCAACGTTGCCAGCGCCGACTCCGACGCCGTGCAGCGCGCCCTCGACATCATCAAGGGCCTGACCGCAGAGCCCGAGGTCGGCACCATCTACAAGGGCACCGTCAAGCGCATCGTCGACTTCGGCGCCTTCGTCGAGATCCTGCCGAACAACGAAGCGCTATTGCACGTGTCCGAGATCGCCCACGAGCGCGTCGAGAGCCCCGGCGACGTGTTGAAGGAAGGCGACGAGATCGAGGTCAAGGTCATCAGCGTCGACCGCGACGGCAAGACCCGGCTCACTCGCCGAGAGCTCTTGCCCTTCCCCGAAGGTGAAGAAGGCGATCGTGCCCGCGAGCGCATTCAGAAGGCGCGCGAGGCAGGGCCGCCCTCTCGCAGTGGTGGCGGCGGTGGCCGTGGCCGCGGTGGGGATCGCGACCGAGGCGACCGCGGCGGGCGAGGCCGCGACCGCGATCGCGGCGAACGTCGCGCTCGCTGA